One genomic segment of Primulina tabacum isolate GXHZ01 chromosome 9, ASM2559414v2, whole genome shotgun sequence includes these proteins:
- the LOC142556162 gene encoding calmodulin-binding protein 60 A-like isoform X2, with protein MSLQKLQQLTEPVLEPLIRRVVKEEVDLALRKYSTNVKRSCVKKWQDSESRTMQFLNAISIPVFTGTRIEGEGCNNLAVALFDAHTGKVVSSGPESSGKVEIVVLEGDFDGDEGDNWTTEDFKNNIVREREGKKSLVTGDVIVTLKDGIAPIDDISFTDNSSWTRSRKFRLGARLFENTGGTRVKEAKSEAFIVRDHRGELYKKHHPPSLSDEVWRLEKIGKEGAFHKRLRKERVNTVQDFLCLLSLDPTRLRSIFGLGMPPKMWDAMLEHARTCVLDKKLYLYDSSPSQQRNGVVFNVVGQVMGTFSNGQYVSADNLSEPEKADASELVISAFKDMENIIVFNDESSLNTLTSSSCLSTGPSPSSLPFEDSYLRELISQKIDESSLQNLSSPDFMQSVYNIHYPQGVVEPMEIGIGQNSSFLNQETGSLIYDTDSMAGAFCGNEHM; from the exons ATGAGTCTGCAGAAACTCCAACAGCTAACGGAGCCGGTTCTGGAGCCTTTGATTCGTCGAGTT GTGAAAGAGGAAGTGGATTTAGCGTTAAGAAAATACTCAACCAATGTGAAACG GAGTTGTGTAAAAAAATGGCAAGATTCTGAATCAAGAACTATGCAGTTTTTAAACGCCATATCCATTCCTGTGTTTACTGGGACTCGAATCGAAGGAGAAGGGTGCAACAATCTGGCTGTAGCTTTATTTGATGCTCATACAGGGAAAGTTGTTTCGAGTGGCCCTGAATCATCAGGAAAAGTTGAAATTGTGGTTCTTGAGGGAGATTTTGACGGCGATGAAGGAGACAATTGGACTACTGAAGATTTCAAGAATAATATAGTGAGAGAAAGAGAAGGCAAAAAATCCCTTGTGACGGGGGACGTGATTGTTACTCTTAAAGATGGTATTGCTCCAATTGATGATATCTCGTTTACAGATAATTCGAGCTGGACTAGAAGTCGAAAATTCAGGTTGGGAGCTAGACTCTTTGAAAATACTGGTGGTACCAGAGTAAAGGAAGCAAAATCAGAAGCCTTTATTGTAAGAGATCATCGTGGAGAAT TGTACAAGAAACACCACCCTCCGTCTCTTTCCGATGAAGTATGGCGTCTTGAAAAAATTGGCAAAGAAGGAGCTTTCCACAAGCGGCTACGAAAGGAAAGAGTAAACACCGTGCAAGATTTTCTGTGTTTACTCTCCTTAGATCCCACAAGGCTTCGAAGT ATCTTTGGGTTAGGTATGCCGCCTAAGATGTGGGATGCTATGTTGGAACATGCTCGGACATGCGTTCTTGATAAGAAATTATACTTGTATGATTCCTCTCCATCTCAACAAAGAAATGGGGTTGTTTTTAATGTAGTCGGACAAGTGATGGGGACGTTCTCGAATGGCCAGTACGTTTCTGCTGATAACCTGTCTGAACCAGAAAAG GCTGATGCCAGCGAGCTGGTAATCTCTGCATTTAAAGATATGGAGAATATCATCGTTTTTAATGATGAATCGTCTCTAAATACGCTAACCTCTTCATCATGCTTATCTACCGGCCCATCACCTTCAAGTTTGCCCTTCGAGGATAGTTACCTTCGTGAACTGATCTCTCAAAAAATTGATGAATCCAGCCTGCAAAATCTATCATCCCCGGATTTCATGCAGTCGGTATATAACATTCACTATCCGCAAGGTGTCGTCGAACCCATGGAGATTGGGATTGGACAAAACTCGAGTTTCCTGAATCAAGAAACCGGTAGCTTGATCTATGACACCGATTCCATGGCTGGAGCATTCTGTGGAAACGAGCATATGTAG
- the LOC142556162 gene encoding calmodulin-binding protein 60 A-like isoform X1, whose protein sequence is MSQKRPHQGEGCSSDGMRPRKLPSFRRVVLDVMSLQKLQQLTEPVLEPLIRRVVKEEVDLALRKYSTNVKRSCVKKWQDSESRTMQFLNAISIPVFTGTRIEGEGCNNLAVALFDAHTGKVVSSGPESSGKVEIVVLEGDFDGDEGDNWTTEDFKNNIVREREGKKSLVTGDVIVTLKDGIAPIDDISFTDNSSWTRSRKFRLGARLFENTGGTRVKEAKSEAFIVRDHRGELYKKHHPPSLSDEVWRLEKIGKEGAFHKRLRKERVNTVQDFLCLLSLDPTRLRSIFGLGMPPKMWDAMLEHARTCVLDKKLYLYDSSPSQQRNGVVFNVVGQVMGTFSNGQYVSADNLSEPEKADASELVISAFKDMENIIVFNDESSLNTLTSSSCLSTGPSPSSLPFEDSYLRELISQKIDESSLQNLSSPDFMQSVYNIHYPQGVVEPMEIGIGQNSSFLNQETGSLIYDTDSMAGAFCGNEHM, encoded by the exons ATGTCTCAGAAGCGGCCGCATCAAGGGGAAGGTTGCTCCTCCGATGGCATGCGTCCCAGGAAATTACCTTCTTTTAGAAG AGTGGTGCTAGATGTAATGAGTCTGCAGAAACTCCAACAGCTAACGGAGCCGGTTCTGGAGCCTTTGATTCGTCGAGTT GTGAAAGAGGAAGTGGATTTAGCGTTAAGAAAATACTCAACCAATGTGAAACG GAGTTGTGTAAAAAAATGGCAAGATTCTGAATCAAGAACTATGCAGTTTTTAAACGCCATATCCATTCCTGTGTTTACTGGGACTCGAATCGAAGGAGAAGGGTGCAACAATCTGGCTGTAGCTTTATTTGATGCTCATACAGGGAAAGTTGTTTCGAGTGGCCCTGAATCATCAGGAAAAGTTGAAATTGTGGTTCTTGAGGGAGATTTTGACGGCGATGAAGGAGACAATTGGACTACTGAAGATTTCAAGAATAATATAGTGAGAGAAAGAGAAGGCAAAAAATCCCTTGTGACGGGGGACGTGATTGTTACTCTTAAAGATGGTATTGCTCCAATTGATGATATCTCGTTTACAGATAATTCGAGCTGGACTAGAAGTCGAAAATTCAGGTTGGGAGCTAGACTCTTTGAAAATACTGGTGGTACCAGAGTAAAGGAAGCAAAATCAGAAGCCTTTATTGTAAGAGATCATCGTGGAGAAT TGTACAAGAAACACCACCCTCCGTCTCTTTCCGATGAAGTATGGCGTCTTGAAAAAATTGGCAAAGAAGGAGCTTTCCACAAGCGGCTACGAAAGGAAAGAGTAAACACCGTGCAAGATTTTCTGTGTTTACTCTCCTTAGATCCCACAAGGCTTCGAAGT ATCTTTGGGTTAGGTATGCCGCCTAAGATGTGGGATGCTATGTTGGAACATGCTCGGACATGCGTTCTTGATAAGAAATTATACTTGTATGATTCCTCTCCATCTCAACAAAGAAATGGGGTTGTTTTTAATGTAGTCGGACAAGTGATGGGGACGTTCTCGAATGGCCAGTACGTTTCTGCTGATAACCTGTCTGAACCAGAAAAG GCTGATGCCAGCGAGCTGGTAATCTCTGCATTTAAAGATATGGAGAATATCATCGTTTTTAATGATGAATCGTCTCTAAATACGCTAACCTCTTCATCATGCTTATCTACCGGCCCATCACCTTCAAGTTTGCCCTTCGAGGATAGTTACCTTCGTGAACTGATCTCTCAAAAAATTGATGAATCCAGCCTGCAAAATCTATCATCCCCGGATTTCATGCAGTCGGTATATAACATTCACTATCCGCAAGGTGTCGTCGAACCCATGGAGATTGGGATTGGACAAAACTCGAGTTTCCTGAATCAAGAAACCGGTAGCTTGATCTATGACACCGATTCCATGGCTGGAGCATTCTGTGGAAACGAGCATATGTAG